A portion of the Bacillus thuringiensis genome contains these proteins:
- a CDS encoding M4 family metallopeptidase, whose translation MNNFVKVGLTTGVVLSAIMPSGGVHAETEDLKVETKEDTFRTGNLTAPSQNSAENVAKDALKGKTEQALSSKQVNTESKVNYNVTQSRKSYDGTTLVRLQQTYEGRDVYGYQLTAHINDDGVLTSVSGDSAQDLQQQEDLKQPITLSEEDAKKQLFNIYGNDLTFIEEPEIKQVVYVDENTNKATNAYQITFSASTPEYVSGTVLIDAFGGNLLKELVQKLGIQVDSSIVQSVTANKSQDPSKLTGTGKDDLGINRTFGITQRSDGTYMLADYSRGKGIETYTANYKDYNNYRRNVWGYLDDLVTSNSTNFTDPKAVSAHYLATKVYDFYQEKYGRNSFDNNGQKVISVVHGWNTNGTNKGNPKQWFNAFSNGAMLVYGDPIVRAFDVAGHEFTHAVTRNESGLEYAGEAGAINEALSDILGVAVEKYANNGKFNWTMGEQSGRIFRDMKNPSSISSRYPEDYRHYNNLPIDADHDHGGVHTNSSIINKVAYLIASGGNHNGVNVHGIGEDKMFDIFYYANTDELNMTSNFKELKEACIRVATNLYGKDSLEVQAVQQAFKAAYI comes from the coding sequence ATGAATAATTTCGTAAAGGTAGGTTTAACTACAGGTGTGGTGTTATCGGCGATTATGCCCTCTGGAGGAGTACATGCGGAAACAGAAGATTTAAAAGTGGAAACAAAGGAAGATACGTTCCGAACAGGTAATTTAACAGCACCTTCTCAAAATTCGGCAGAAAATGTAGCAAAGGATGCACTAAAAGGAAAAACAGAACAAGCATTATCATCAAAGCAAGTTAATACGGAATCCAAAGTTAATTATAATGTTACGCAAAGTCGTAAATCTTATGATGGTACTACATTGGTACGTCTTCAACAAACGTATGAAGGACGTGATGTATACGGATATCAACTAACAGCACATATTAATGATGATGGTGTACTTACGAGCGTTTCGGGGGATAGTGCCCAAGATCTACAACAACAGGAAGATTTGAAACAACCTATTACTTTATCAGAAGAGGATGCAAAGAAACAGCTTTTCAACATCTATGGAAATGATCTCACATTTATTGAAGAACCAGAAATTAAACAAGTGGTATATGTAGATGAAAATACAAATAAAGCTACAAACGCATATCAAATTACTTTTAGTGCATCTACACCTGAATATGTATCTGGTACAGTATTAATTGATGCTTTTGGTGGAAATCTATTAAAAGAACTCGTTCAAAAATTGGGTATACAAGTAGATAGTAGTATTGTCCAATCTGTGACAGCAAATAAATCACAAGATCCTTCAAAATTAACAGGTACAGGAAAAGATGACTTAGGTATTAATCGTACGTTTGGAATTACGCAGCGAAGTGATGGAACGTACATGCTGGCAGATTATTCTCGTGGTAAGGGAATTGAAACATATACTGCTAATTATAAAGATTATAATAATTATAGAAGAAATGTATGGGGGTATCTCGATGATTTAGTAACAAGTAATTCTACAAATTTTACAGATCCTAAAGCAGTTAGTGCCCATTATTTAGCAACGAAAGTATATGATTTTTATCAAGAAAAATATGGCCGTAACAGCTTTGATAATAATGGGCAAAAAGTAATTTCTGTCGTTCATGGTTGGAACACAAATGGTACGAATAAAGGAAATCCTAAGCAGTGGTTTAATGCATTTAGTAATGGAGCTATGCTAGTATACGGAGATCCAATTGTTAGAGCATTTGATGTGGCAGGACATGAATTTACACACGCGGTTACAAGAAATGAGTCTGGACTTGAGTACGCAGGAGAAGCTGGTGCCATTAATGAGGCTCTATCTGATATTTTAGGAGTAGCAGTTGAAAAGTATGCCAATAACGGAAAGTTCAATTGGACAATGGGAGAACAATCAGGTCGTATTTTTAGAGATATGAAAAACCCATCATCTATCTCTTCTAGATATCCGGAGGACTATAGACATTATAATAACTTACCTATCGATGCTGACCACGATCATGGTGGTGTACACACGAACTCTAGCATTATTAATAAAGTAGCTTACTTGATTGCTAGTGGTGGAAACCATAATGGAGTAAACGTACATGGCATTGGAGAAGATAAAATGTTTGATATTTTCTATTATGCAAATACGGATGAATTAAATATGACTTCTAACTTTAAAGAATTAAAAGAAGCTTGTATTCGTGTAGCAACGAACTTATATGGTAAAGACTCATTAGAAGTACAAGCTGTCCAACAAGCCTTTAAAGCAGCTTATATTTAA
- a CDS encoding methyl-accepting chemotaxis protein gives MELLRNSKVGTKLNILITISSIACIVLSLIGFWGLERGKNTSSNMYEDNLLPIEWIGIVESNFYHVNMNFMEIMLSKDEKRMNELIREMDGIRKENDHLLKQFEAKVISTKEKEVYNTFHETFNELRTQMKKAQELGKSNNEEAYAYYLKEIEPNMQKSIKSIRELIIYNSNNAEFLQKENNNGAQNTMIMFVSISILAILIIIFIGYIIKLTIRKPLALLQNDMEKVAAGDLTTRTPYKANNELGHIVQSFNSMLDNLQQLIANVKMTTQEVISSTEGVLQDTKRASNISTEVVQTVLEVKTKIEGQVTSIQESSSSMEEITTGVQTVAESSAVVAEVAVTTTERINIGSEVINHSILQMNSVHDVVEETSKVINKLVTRTQQIDTALAAITNIAEQTNLLALNAAIEAARAGENGKGFAVVAAEVRDLAEQSKESAKEVNHLIKSIQKDTQDTVNVMQKGQQKAVEGKEAAHKANQTFLSIMRDIDKITGQIQEVSAATEEMSAGTEEVNASLSLVSETATDVKKETLQTVKSIQSQVVSIEQISIQSNKMKEKVEELTELVSKFNITEQKG, from the coding sequence TTGGAATTATTAAGAAACAGTAAGGTTGGTACAAAACTAAACATATTAATAACTATATCAAGTATTGCATGTATAGTATTATCCCTAATAGGGTTTTGGGGATTAGAAAGAGGGAAAAATACTTCCTCTAATATGTATGAGGATAATTTACTACCAATTGAGTGGATTGGGATTGTAGAATCTAATTTTTATCACGTTAATATGAACTTTATGGAAATAATGTTATCAAAAGATGAAAAAAGAATGAACGAATTAATAAGAGAAATGGATGGAATTCGTAAGGAAAATGATCATCTTTTAAAGCAGTTTGAGGCTAAAGTTATTTCTACTAAAGAAAAAGAAGTATATAACACGTTTCATGAAACATTTAATGAATTAAGAACTCAAATGAAGAAAGCGCAAGAATTAGGGAAATCTAATAATGAGGAAGCATATGCATATTACTTAAAAGAGATTGAACCTAATATGCAAAAATCAATTAAATCAATTCGTGAATTGATTATATATAATAGTAATAATGCAGAGTTTTTACAAAAGGAAAATAATAATGGTGCTCAAAATACAATGATAATGTTTGTTAGTATTTCGATTTTAGCAATTTTAATAATTATATTCATTGGATATATTATTAAATTAACTATCCGAAAACCACTTGCGTTACTACAAAATGATATGGAAAAAGTAGCAGCTGGAGATTTAACAACACGTACTCCTTATAAAGCAAATAATGAGTTAGGACATATTGTCCAGTCTTTTAATAGTATGTTAGATAACCTTCAACAATTAATTGCGAATGTTAAAATGACAACACAAGAGGTTATTTCTTCTACAGAGGGCGTATTACAAGATACAAAGCGAGCATCTAATATTTCAACTGAGGTTGTACAGACTGTTTTAGAAGTAAAAACAAAAATAGAAGGACAAGTAACTAGTATTCAGGAGAGCTCATCCTCAATGGAAGAAATTACAACTGGGGTGCAAACTGTAGCTGAATCTTCAGCAGTAGTCGCTGAGGTAGCAGTAACGACTACAGAACGAATAAATATCGGTAGTGAAGTGATAAATCACTCTATTCTTCAAATGAACAGTGTGCATGATGTTGTCGAGGAAACATCAAAAGTAATAAATAAACTTGTTACACGTACACAACAGATTGATACAGCTCTCGCTGCAATTACTAATATAGCCGAACAAACGAACCTTCTTGCCTTAAATGCTGCTATTGAAGCGGCACGTGCTGGAGAGAATGGGAAAGGATTTGCAGTGGTTGCCGCAGAAGTTCGAGACTTGGCTGAGCAATCTAAAGAATCTGCAAAAGAAGTTAATCATTTAATAAAATCCATTCAAAAAGATACCCAAGATACAGTTAATGTCATGCAAAAAGGACAACAAAAGGCAGTAGAAGGAAAAGAAGCTGCTCACAAAGCGAATCAAACATTCTTGTCTATTATGAGAGATATTGATAAAATTACAGGTCAAATTCAAGAAGTATCCGCAGCGACAGAAGAGATGTCTGCTGGTACAGAAGAAGTAAATGCTTCTCTTTCGCTAGTTTCTGAAACTGCAACAGATGTAAAGAAGGAGACTCTTCAAACAGTAAAGTCAATTCAATCACAGGTCGTATCAATTGAACAAATATCAATTCAATCCAACAAAATGAAAGAAAAGGTAGAAGAATTAACGGAATTGGTTTCAAAATTTAATATTACAGAACAAAAAGGATGA
- a CDS encoding 5' nucleotidase, NT5C type, with product MKFGFDIDDTLIDLRQHAFHLYNKKLNKKVGLDVFHTLKTIEIHEAFGMTSEEGSQMWNSLLDEIYYTSCSPFPYAIETLQELERQGHEIYYITARPKEHGEQTKKWLIEQGFPVHEDRFFYGMRDEEKIHFIQEIKLNYFFDDKPAVLETLIGKPIKVYAKTTSYNQHLNIPRITSWTELGDIIKKDM from the coding sequence GTGAAGTTTGGATTTGATATCGATGATACGTTAATTGATTTAAGACAGCATGCTTTTCATTTATATAACAAAAAATTAAACAAAAAAGTAGGTTTGGATGTATTTCATACTTTAAAAACAATTGAAATTCATGAAGCATTTGGCATGACTTCCGAGGAAGGCAGTCAGATGTGGAATAGTTTGCTGGATGAGATTTATTATACTTCTTGTTCACCGTTTCCATATGCAATAGAGACCTTACAAGAATTAGAAAGACAAGGGCATGAAATATACTATATAACGGCGCGACCTAAAGAACATGGAGAGCAAACAAAAAAATGGTTAATAGAACAAGGGTTTCCGGTACATGAAGATCGCTTTTTCTATGGAATGAGGGATGAAGAAAAAATACACTTCATACAAGAAATAAAATTAAACTATTTCTTTGATGATAAGCCAGCTGTCTTAGAAACGTTAATAGGAAAGCCAATAAAAGTGTATGCAAAAACTACTTCTTACAATCAACATCTCAATATCCCGCGTATTACAAGTTGGACAGAGTTAGGGGATATTATAAAGAAAGATATGTAA
- the ribD gene encoding bifunctional diaminohydroxyphosphoribosylaminopyrimidine deaminase/5-amino-6-(5-phosphoribosylamino)uracil reductase RibD, translated as MLEHELYMKLALENAKAMKGQTTPNPLVGSVIVNDNRIVGIGAHMKAGEPHAEIHAIRMAGEQARGGTIYVTLEPCSHHGRTGPCAEAIVQAGIKRVVVATLDPNPLVSGRGIKILQDAGIEVLVGVCEEESKKMNEVFNKYILTKRPFVTIKSGITLDGKIATSLSDSKWITSTEARQEVHQIRNENAAILVGANTVQKDNPSLTTRIPNGRNPIRVILDSTLRIPMEANVVTDGEAPIWIFTTSNHAAEKKKALENAGVKVFVTSGEKHINLHEMLDVLGQKGVSSLLIEGGGEVNASFIENKLIDKLILYIAPKIIGGRMAPSFVEGAGIAKMQDAIEFKDISFTQVGKDYRFIGYPKYRKEEE; from the coding sequence ATGCTTGAGCATGAATTGTATATGAAGCTAGCATTAGAAAATGCCAAGGCTATGAAGGGACAAACCACTCCTAATCCATTGGTCGGATCTGTAATTGTAAATGATAATCGAATTGTAGGGATTGGAGCACACATGAAGGCTGGAGAACCACATGCCGAAATACATGCGATACGTATGGCGGGAGAACAGGCCCGTGGTGGTACAATTTATGTAACTCTTGAACCTTGTTCTCATCATGGAAGAACAGGCCCTTGTGCAGAGGCAATTGTACAAGCAGGAATTAAGAGGGTAGTAGTTGCTACACTTGATCCAAATCCACTTGTTTCTGGCCGTGGAATTAAAATTCTACAAGATGCCGGTATTGAAGTGCTTGTGGGAGTGTGTGAAGAAGAATCTAAAAAGATGAATGAGGTCTTTAATAAATATATTTTGACAAAGCGTCCATTTGTAACGATTAAATCAGGAATTACATTAGATGGGAAAATTGCTACTTCTTTATCGGATAGTAAGTGGATTACATCTACAGAAGCAAGACAGGAAGTACACCAAATACGAAACGAAAATGCGGCTATTTTAGTAGGAGCGAATACTGTACAAAAGGATAATCCATCATTGACAACGCGTATTCCAAATGGAAGAAATCCAATTCGAGTTATATTGGACTCAACATTACGTATACCGATGGAAGCTAACGTTGTTACAGATGGAGAAGCTCCTATCTGGATATTTACAACAAGTAATCATGCAGCGGAAAAAAAGAAAGCATTAGAAAATGCAGGAGTCAAAGTATTTGTTACTAGCGGAGAAAAGCATATAAACTTACATGAAATGCTTGATGTTTTAGGGCAAAAAGGAGTCTCCTCCCTACTTATTGAAGGTGGTGGAGAGGTAAATGCTTCGTTTATTGAAAATAAATTAATAGATAAACTTATTTTATATATTGCACCTAAAATTATTGGGGGTAGAATGGCGCCTAGCTTTGTAGAGGGTGCTGGTATTGCTAAAATGCAAGATGCGATTGAGTTTAAGGACATATCCTTTACCCAGGTTGGAAAAGATTATAGATTTATTGGCTATCCAAAATATCGCAAAGAAGAGGAATAA
- a CDS encoding GTP cyclohydrolase II: MVTTDTIHMLEDKIQFIHQDGKDIYLVGPIKLPINLYGETKVFQWYSWLQCSEVTNSVEGIIEKLSSINLADMQQSSVLVYGDFKNSEDALIRMHSICHTGDIFGSKRCDCGFQLKQSLQMITEHGSGALFYLANHEGRGIGLFSKAMTYLLQENGLDTVEANLNLGFEDDIRNYDDTIEVLKALRSKPVKLITNNPKKLEALQKAGLNVTSREPLWGDVSEFNEKYLQTKVQRSGHFEGGHLHA; encoded by the coding sequence ATGGTTACAACAGATACAATTCATATGTTAGAAGATAAAATTCAATTTATACATCAAGATGGAAAGGATATTTATTTAGTAGGTCCTATCAAATTGCCAATTAATTTATATGGGGAGACTAAAGTTTTCCAATGGTATTCTTGGTTGCAATGTAGTGAGGTTACAAATAGTGTAGAAGGAATTATTGAAAAGCTTTCATCTATTAATTTAGCTGATATGCAGCAATCTAGTGTGCTTGTGTATGGTGATTTTAAGAATTCTGAAGATGCCCTAATTCGTATGCATAGTATTTGTCACACTGGTGACATCTTTGGTAGTAAACGTTGTGATTGTGGATTCCAATTAAAGCAGTCTTTACAAATGATTACAGAACATGGTTCAGGTGCTTTATTTTACTTAGCGAATCATGAAGGAAGAGGAATTGGCTTGTTTAGTAAAGCGATGACGTATCTCTTGCAAGAAAATGGGTTAGATACAGTGGAAGCCAATCTGAACCTAGGTTTTGAAGATGATATTCGAAATTACGATGACACAATTGAAGTATTAAAAGCGCTACGCTCAAAACCTGTAAAACTTATTACAAACAATCCGAAAAAATTAGAAGCGTTACAAAAAGCTGGATTAAATGTTACAAGTCGTGAACCGTTATGGGGTGATGTCTCAGAGTTTAATGAGAAATATTTGCAAACGAAGGTTCAGCGTTCTGGACATTTTGAGGGGGGACACTTACATGCTTGA
- a CDS encoding winged helix-turn-helix transcriptional regulator has protein sequence MNDSTLCPRFEKGMKFFSQRWTALIIYQLFSGSQRFCTLESSLPVSGRLLSERLKELELEGIVERKVFPETPVRIEYSLTQKGFALEAIIRGIEEWSQEWIELEE, from the coding sequence ATGAATGATTCTACATTATGCCCTCGCTTTGAAAAAGGAATGAAATTTTTTAGTCAACGATGGACAGCACTGATTATTTATCAACTTTTCTCTGGATCTCAGCGCTTTTGTACACTTGAATCTTCTCTTCCTGTTAGCGGAAGATTACTTTCAGAAAGATTGAAGGAATTAGAACTAGAAGGAATTGTCGAACGTAAAGTCTTTCCTGAGACACCAGTTCGTATAGAATATTCTTTAACTCAAAAAGGATTTGCTTTAGAAGCTATTATTCGCGGAATAGAAGAATGGTCACAGGAATGGATAGAACTTGAGGAATAA
- a CDS encoding nitroreductase family protein → MTKDFYTALKERRTYYGINKEVQVSDEKIKEIVEFAVKYTPSAFNSQTARLVVLFGEAHDKLWDITTETLRKVVGDGDFSGTQQKMDSFKAGYGTVLFFEDEAIVKSLQEKFAAYAENFPIWSHQASGMHQLVVWTGLEAEGLGASLQHYNPLIDDEVKTEWNVPANWKLIAQMPFGNPTAAPGEKEFQPLEERVKFHK, encoded by the coding sequence ATGACAAAAGATTTCTATACTGCACTGAAAGAAAGACGTACTTACTATGGAATTAACAAAGAGGTACAAGTATCGGATGAAAAAATTAAAGAAATTGTGGAGTTTGCTGTGAAATATACTCCATCAGCTTTCAATTCTCAAACTGCGCGATTAGTTGTATTATTTGGTGAAGCTCATGATAAATTATGGGATATTACAACTGAAACATTAAGAAAAGTAGTTGGAGATGGAGATTTCTCAGGAACGCAACAAAAAATGGATTCTTTTAAAGCTGGTTATGGAACAGTACTATTCTTTGAAGATGAGGCTATCGTTAAATCGCTTCAAGAAAAATTTGCTGCATATGCTGAAAACTTCCCAATTTGGTCACACCAAGCATCAGGTATGCACCAATTAGTCGTGTGGACAGGTTTAGAAGCAGAGGGATTAGGGGCATCTTTACAACATTATAATCCATTAATTGATGATGAAGTAAAAACAGAATGGAATGTTCCTGCTAATTGGAAACTGATTGCGCAAATGCCATTTGGTAATCCAACGGCTGCACCAGGAGAAAAAGAATTCCAACCACTTGAAGAGCGTGTGAAGTTTCATAAGTAA